A single Uloborus diversus isolate 005 chromosome 7, Udiv.v.3.1, whole genome shotgun sequence DNA region contains:
- the LOC129226347 gene encoding uncharacterized protein LOC129226347, giving the protein MDFSDYTLPKINECTQTISQLNPVAQTSVLSNTLSNTYQNNVDKSLDSLTLTNNHDMLENPDSPPQHDTSKGSTEEQHLCQYCDRVYPSRTNLSRHIFRVHRLPSKKKSNDDLTNESKGAICYEEGCDNQKFKSTTELRNHLVNQHNFIFQVVKNELETEQEFITWKKNTEETCNIKWVKQAAKKKASGCTVVTYICHRSGKFRSNGARRRALKSCKIGHFCTAYLKVVILGDNKGYQVELYPDHYGHDVSSSEDKKVKVQVAKCLNTPVRGVILGTTGVLFENGKYEAIKGSVVGVERLRQLGIAVKFMTNDSRRTPMELLKKLQSLGFSVAEDEISSPIPVVINTLLTLGLRPFLMVHQDILPAFDKLDQTSPNCVVIGDMGNTVSADMFNKAYQVLTSSPSPVLVKLGNEKYYKEKNELVLGAASYAAALEYACSTEAMVVGKPCYDFIMNAVNEMGICPQEILMVGDDIENDIQAAQRCGMRAILVRTGKFRVDDAKHEVIKPDAIVKNVAHLVDMLVLKSKRENSSKCSDSPHKYPQEHKKQVNRSPKVIEQQPPPPPPPVVPPIPQVPVHCDIFPFRFGAGPEVS; this is encoded by the exons ATGGATTTTAGTGATTACACTCTTccaaaaattaatgaatgtaCTCAAACTATTTCACAGTTGAATCCTGTAGCACAAACTTCTGTTTTGTCCAACACTTTATCCAACACATATCAAAATAATGTAGACAAAAGTTTGGATTCTCTCACTCTTACCAACAATCATGATATGCTCGAAAACCCCGACAGCCCGCCTCAGCATGACACTAGCAA AGGCAGCACAGAAGAACAACATTTATGTCAGTACTGTGATCGAGTCTATCCATCCCGAACCAATCTATCAAGGCATATTTTTAGAGTTCATCGCCTACCTTCTAAGAAGAAATCAAATGACGATTTAA CAAATGAATCTAAAGGTGCAATTTGTTATGAAGAAGGCTGCGACAaccaaaaattcaaaagcacCACAGAACTGCGCAATCATCTTGTAAATCAACATAACTTCATTTTCCAAGTTgtaaaaaatgaactagaaaCTGAACAGGAGTTtataacatggaaaaaaaatacagaggAAACTTGTAATATAAAGTGGGTAAAACAGGCTGCCAAGAAAAAAGCATCTGGTTGTACGGTTGTAACATACATTTGCCATAGAAGTGGTAAATTTCGTAGCAATGGTGCCCGACGGAGAGCGTTAAAATCAtgtaaaatcggacatttttgCACTGCATACTTGAAAGTAGTGATATTAGGTGATAACAAAGGATATCAAGTTGAACTATATCCTGATCATTATGGCCACGATGTTTCTTCTTCAGAGGACAAAAAAGTTAAAGTTCAA GTTGCAAAATGCTTGAATACTCCTGTTAGAGGAGTTATCCTGGGTACTACTGGTGTTCTTTTTGAAAATGGGAAATATGAAGCTATAAAGGGATCTGTAGTTGGAGTAGAAag GCTACGGCAACTTGGGATTGCTGTCAAATTCATGACAAATGATTCAAGGAGGACACCTATGGAGTTATTGAAAAAGTTACAATCTTTAGGGTTTAGTGTTGCAGAGGATGAAATTTCTTCTCCTATACCTGTTGTAATAAATACCTTATTAACTCTTGGTTTACGGCCGTTTTTAATGGTTCATCAAG ATATTCTACCAGCTTTTGATAAACTTGATCAGACCTCACCAAATTGTGTTGTCATTGGCGACATGGGGAACACTGTCTCAGCTGATATGTTTAATAAAGCTTATCAAGTGCTGACTTCCTCTCCAAGTCCGGTGCTTGTGAAATTGGGAAATGA AAAGtactataaagaaaaaaatgagttagTCCTTGGTGCTGCATCATATGCTGCTGCCTTAGAG TATGCATGTTCTACAGAAGCCATGGTTGTAGGAAAGCCTTGTTATGATTTCATCATGAATGCTGTGAATGAGATGGGCATTTGCCCTCAGGAG ATTCTAATGGTAGGAGATGATATAGAAAATGACATTCAAGCTGCTCAGCGATGTGGAATGAGAGCGATACTCGTAAGAACTGGAAAGTTTAG aGTTGATGATGCAAAGCATGAAGTAATAAAACCAGATGCTATTGTAAAGAATGTTGCTCATCTGGTTGATATGTTAGTTTTGAAATCGAAAAGGGAAAATTCATCCAAGTGTTCTGACAGTCCTCATAAATATCCACAAGAGCATAAAAAACAAGTTAACAGAAGCCCTAAAGTTATTGAACAACAGCCACCACCTCCTCCCCCTCCTGTTGTTCCTCCTATTCCACAAGTTCCAGTGCACTGCGACATTTTTCCATTTCGCTTTGGGGCAGGACCAGAAGTTAGCTAA